The following proteins come from a genomic window of Pleurocapsa minor HA4230-MV1:
- a CDS encoding glycosyltransferase family 4 protein, whose protein sequence is MLKILFLSTSVGSLGSGQGGGVELTIQNLAQELVNRGHQLEVVAPQESWLTDIAVTTIQGNLQVPVQTQNRDMTICMPANSVLANMWEYARLVQNKYDLIVNFAFDWLPFYLTPFFTTPIAHFISMGSMTNASDRMMEQIITQYPGTFGVYTQSQADTFTFGHQCQILGSAVDLSLYQFNPHPGTSLAWLGRIAPEKALEDAVAAVNLTKTPLKIMGRIQDRDYWDKICDDFPDAPMEYLGFLDTNKLQQELGKCRALLMTPRWLEAFGNVAIEALACGVPIIAYRRGGPSEIVKDGQTGFLVEPDNVPELAHAITKISQIDRLACRQQAETEYSLAALGDRFEAWFQQIIS, encoded by the coding sequence ATGTTAAAAATTCTTTTTCTATCTACTTCAGTGGGTTCTCTGGGTTCAGGACAAGGGGGTGGAGTGGAGTTAACGATCCAAAATTTAGCCCAAGAGTTAGTTAATCGTGGTCATCAATTAGAAGTAGTTGCCCCTCAAGAATCTTGGTTAACGGATATTGCGGTAACTACCATCCAGGGTAATCTACAAGTTCCCGTGCAGACTCAAAACAGAGACATGACCATCTGTATGCCTGCAAATTCAGTTCTGGCAAATATGTGGGAGTATGCCAGACTAGTACAAAATAAATACGATTTGATCGTTAATTTCGCCTTTGACTGGCTGCCTTTTTATCTCACACCTTTTTTTACTACTCCTATTGCCCACTTTATCAGTATGGGTTCAATGACGAATGCTAGCGATCGCATGATGGAGCAGATTATCACTCAGTACCCTGGTACTTTTGGCGTTTATACTCAGTCCCAGGCTGATACTTTTACTTTTGGTCACCAGTGCCAAATCTTGGGTAGTGCTGTTGATTTATCACTTTATCAATTTAATCCTCATCCAGGTACGAGCCTTGCCTGGTTGGGGCGGATTGCCCCCGAAAAAGCTTTAGAAGATGCAGTGGCAGCCGTTAATCTGACCAAAACTCCCTTGAAGATTATGGGTAGAATTCAGGATCGAGATTACTGGGACAAGATCTGTGATGATTTCCCCGACGCACCAATGGAATATCTAGGGTTTTTAGATACCAATAAATTACAGCAAGAATTGGGCAAATGTCGCGCCTTACTAATGACTCCCCGTTGGCTGGAAGCGTTTGGCAATGTGGCGATCGAAGCTTTAGCCTGCGGTGTACCAATCATTGCCTATCGTCGTGGTGGCCCTTCGGAGATTGTCAAAGATGGTCAGACTGGCTTTTTGGTTGAACCAGATAATGTGCCAGAATTAGCCCATGCTATTACTAAAATCTCCCAGATCGATCGCCTTGCCTGCCGGCAACAGGCGGAAACAGAATACTCTTTGGCAGCTTTAGGCGATCGCTTTGAAGCCTGGTTTCAGCAAATAATTAGTTAA
- the tatA gene encoding twin-arginine translocase TatA/TatE family subunit, with the protein MFGLGIPEVAIIGLVAVLVFGPKKIPEIGSALGKTIKGFKEEMDKPQLDEPQDRERE; encoded by the coding sequence ATGTTCGGTTTAGGTATACCTGAAGTCGCGATCATTGGTCTAGTTGCGGTACTTGTGTTTGGCCCTAAAAAAATTCCCGAAATTGGTAGTGCTTTAGGCAAAACTATTAAAGGTTTTAAAGAGGAAATGGATAAGCCTCAGTTGGATGAACCACAAGACAGGGAGCGAGAATAA
- a CDS encoding phycocyanobilin:ferredoxin oxidoreductase, with the protein MLETSQPSLRQEQHPLIHRLAERILNYWQKYLELSAYNLPEGLGYVEGKLEGERLRIENRCYQTPQFRKMHLELAKVGNNLDILHCVMFPRSEYPLPMFGCDLVAGRGGISAAIADLSPTSPDKTLSPGYIKSLRDLPQLEFSEVRELPPWADIFSDFCLFVRPHNAEEEQNFLDLAANYLRVHCQQAIASNPVSPSEQKLYLAGQRYYCSKQQQNDKTRRVLEKAFGETWAENYMTNVLFDVPEAVITVEKVAGLEP; encoded by the coding sequence ATGTTAGAAACTTCCCAACCTTCACTACGCCAAGAACAACATCCTTTAATTCATCGACTAGCAGAGAGGATTCTCAATTATTGGCAAAAATATTTAGAACTCTCGGCTTATAATTTGCCTGAAGGATTGGGTTATGTCGAAGGCAAGCTAGAGGGAGAAAGATTGCGGATTGAAAATCGTTGCTATCAAACGCCTCAATTTCGCAAAATGCACTTGGAGTTAGCCAAAGTAGGCAACAACCTCGATATTCTCCATTGTGTCATGTTTCCGCGCTCTGAATATCCTTTACCAATGTTTGGCTGCGATCTAGTTGCTGGTCGAGGAGGCATTAGTGCAGCGATCGCCGATTTATCCCCCACTAGCCCCGATAAAACTCTCTCCCCTGGATATATTAAGTCTCTCAGGGATTTACCTCAGCTAGAGTTTAGCGAAGTCAGAGAATTACCACCTTGGGCAGATATTTTTTCTGATTTTTGTTTGTTTGTGCGACCTCATAATGCAGAAGAAGAACAAAACTTTCTTGATTTGGCTGCTAATTATTTACGGGTTCACTGTCAACAAGCGATCGCCTCAAATCCTGTTTCACCCTCAGAACAAAAACTGTATTTGGCAGGACAGAGGTATTACTGTAGTAAGCAGCAGCAAAACGATAAAACCCGTCGTGTTTTGGAGAAAGCTTTTGGCGAAACTTGGGCAGAAAACTACATGACTAACGTGTTATTTGATGTGCCAGAAGCAGTCATAACAGTTGAGAAAGTAGCAGGTTTAGAACCATAA
- a CDS encoding tetratricopeptide repeat protein codes for MSKLESHYLKLIDALLSNPQEQEISILNAHPQLVNQDFISRLMSVGETLRQTGDLNAAERLLNLAGKLLQLEKTNTFNNRRKEYFEFLMNLLQQISNRLPVAEVYALIRDNQDRFDHNTTKILENWAKETIISVEPNQGKAIANDLINFGNLISGYPAGDKSNNIELAIVAYQAALKVYLPTLYVKDWAIIQLNLGNVYRDRVLGSRQENVEQAIATYQLALEVITREKYAYIWGNIQRNLGIAYSYRITGERAKNIETAIACYNRALSVHSLAEYPQDWAASQNNLGDIYPNRLEGEKAENIEIAINHLEKALTIYTLANDPNRWAMLQNNLGNAFQFRIKGEKANNIERSISHYENALSIHSLERFPYNWAMLNNNIGGAYRHRVKGEPAENKRQAIAFLNKALLIYSKDRFPRQWAEIQNNIQNIMNN; via the coding sequence ATGAGCAAGCTGGAATCTCACTACCTCAAATTAATTGATGCTTTACTCAGCAATCCTCAAGAGCAGGAGATTAGTATTCTCAATGCTCATCCTCAGTTAGTCAATCAAGATTTTATTAGCCGTTTAATGTCTGTGGGTGAAACACTCAGGCAGACGGGAGATCTTAATGCTGCCGAACGTTTGCTTAATCTAGCAGGAAAGTTACTACAGTTAGAAAAAACTAATACTTTTAACAATCGACGTAAAGAGTATTTTGAGTTTTTAATGAATTTGCTACAGCAGATCTCCAATCGTCTACCAGTAGCTGAAGTTTATGCTTTAATTCGCGATAATCAGGATCGGTTTGACCATAATACCACCAAGATTCTGGAAAACTGGGCAAAGGAAACAATTATCTCGGTTGAGCCAAATCAGGGCAAAGCGATCGCCAATGATCTAATTAATTTTGGTAATTTGATTAGTGGCTATCCCGCAGGTGATAAATCCAACAATATTGAACTGGCGATTGTCGCTTATCAAGCAGCTTTAAAAGTTTATCTGCCAACCCTTTATGTTAAAGATTGGGCGATAATTCAGTTAAACTTAGGCAATGTTTATCGCGATCGCGTTTTAGGTAGTCGTCAAGAAAACGTCGAACAGGCAATTGCCACCTATCAACTGGCGCTAGAAGTGATTACCCGCGAAAAATATGCCTACATTTGGGGTAACATTCAGCGTAATCTAGGGATCGCTTATTCTTATCGCATAACAGGAGAACGAGCTAAAAACATTGAAACGGCGATCGCTTGCTACAATCGAGCTTTATCAGTACATAGTCTCGCCGAATATCCCCAAGATTGGGCAGCATCTCAAAATAACTTGGGCGATATTTACCCCAACCGTCTGGAGGGAGAAAAAGCCGAAAATATCGAAATTGCGATTAATCATTTGGAAAAAGCTTTAACTATTTATACCCTAGCAAATGACCCTAATCGTTGGGCAATGTTGCAAAATAATTTAGGCAATGCTTTTCAATTCCGTATTAAGGGCGAAAAAGCTAATAATATTGAGCGCTCGATCTCTCACTATGAAAATGCTTTATCGATTCATAGTTTAGAAAGATTTCCCTACAACTGGGCAATGCTCAACAACAATATCGGTGGGGCTTATCGTCATCGAGTCAAGGGTGAGCCAGCCGAAAATAAACGACAGGCGATCGCTTTTCTGAATAAAGCCTTGCTGATCTACAGCAAAGATCGTTTTCCCCGTCAATGGGCAGAAATCCAGAATAATATCCAAAATATTATGAATAACTAA
- the murJ gene encoding murein biosynthesis integral membrane protein MurJ gives MTANKKSSPSIGSIAKLVAITTLASKLFGFVRQIAITAAFGIGAVSNAYAYAYIIPSFFLVILGGINGPFHSALLSVLAKKEKSAAAPIVETVSTLVSLALLVLTLLIIIFASNLIDLSGSNLALETKELAVLQLRIMAPLALLAGLIGIGFGTLSAVDSYLLPSISPLLSSLTLILGVGYILWRFGEQINTPQYYQLGAIVLAGGTLAGGLLQWLSQLILQWRLDMGTLRLRFNWRLPGVMEVFRLMAPAILSSGMATVSLTVDLQFVSGIEGAAFAISSANFIMLTPLGIISNMILVPFLPIFSRLAAPENWSELKVKIRQGLFLGALSLLPLSAIFISLALPIVRLAFERGQFDADASQFVASLLMVYGFGMVFYMARDVLVRVFYGLGDAQTPFKISIVNVLLNALLDYLLVNIWGAPGILMATIGVNMMATIAFLWILNRRLNGLPLLQWSKDLAGLFIATTVAGVASYGVSQGLEKAIGHGNLLLLLLELSLASGVAIIIFSLIAMQLKLPELNILTSRIRQKLGR, from the coding sequence GTGACTGCAAATAAAAAATCATCTCCTTCTATAGGTAGTATTGCTAAGTTAGTCGCGATCACCACTTTGGCAAGTAAACTATTTGGTTTTGTCCGTCAGATCGCGATTACTGCCGCCTTTGGTATTGGTGCTGTCAGCAATGCCTATGCCTATGCCTATATTATTCCTAGCTTTTTTCTGGTGATTTTAGGCGGAATTAATGGCCCTTTTCACAGTGCTTTACTCAGTGTTTTAGCCAAAAAAGAGAAATCAGCAGCAGCACCGATTGTGGAAACTGTAAGTACTCTAGTCAGTCTTGCTTTATTAGTATTAACCTTATTAATCATCATTTTCGCCAGTAACCTAATCGATTTATCTGGCTCAAACTTAGCCCTAGAAACCAAAGAATTAGCCGTACTACAACTACGAATTATGGCACCTTTGGCTCTACTGGCAGGATTAATTGGTATTGGTTTTGGCACCTTAAGCGCCGTTGATAGTTATTTGCTCCCCAGTATTAGCCCTCTACTATCAAGCCTGACTCTGATTTTGGGAGTGGGCTACATTCTCTGGAGATTTGGCGAACAGATTAACACTCCTCAGTATTATCAATTAGGGGCGATCGTCCTGGCGGGGGGAACTCTGGCAGGGGGATTATTACAGTGGCTGTCCCAACTTATTTTGCAGTGGCGCTTGGATATGGGAACCTTGCGACTAAGATTTAACTGGCGTTTGCCTGGAGTTATGGAAGTTTTTCGCCTCATGGCACCAGCGATCCTCTCTTCAGGAATGGCGACGGTTAGTTTAACGGTTGATTTACAATTTGTTTCGGGAATTGAAGGAGCAGCTTTTGCCATCAGCAGTGCCAATTTTATTATGTTGACTCCTTTAGGGATTATTTCCAACATGATTTTGGTACCTTTTTTACCGATCTTTTCTCGTTTAGCTGCTCCAGAAAACTGGAGTGAATTAAAAGTTAAAATTCGCCAAGGATTGTTTTTGGGTGCATTGAGCTTGCTACCTTTAAGTGCCATTTTTATCTCTTTAGCTTTACCGATCGTCAGACTAGCCTTTGAGCGAGGTCAATTTGATGCCGATGCTTCCCAGTTTGTAGCTTCTTTGCTCATGGTCTATGGTTTTGGGATGGTTTTTTATATGGCGCGGGATGTACTAGTGAGAGTGTTTTATGGTTTGGGAGACGCTCAGACACCATTTAAAATAAGCATTGTCAATGTTCTCTTAAATGCTTTATTAGATTATCTCTTGGTCAATATTTGGGGTGCGCCAGGAATCCTCATGGCAACTATTGGGGTAAATATGATGGCGACGATCGCTTTTTTGTGGATCTTGAATCGTCGTTTAAATGGCTTGCCCTTATTACAGTGGAGTAAAGATCTGGCAGGTTTATTTATTGCTACAACGGTGGCGGGTGTTGCTAGTTATGGAGTCAGTCAAGGATTAGAAAAGGCGATCGGTCATGGTAATCTCTTATTACTGTTGCTAGAATTAAGTCTAGCTAGCGGTGTGGCGATCATTATTTTTAGTCTAATCGCGATGCAGCTTAAATTACCTGAGTTGAATATTTTAACGAGTAGGATTAGACAGAAGTTGGGGAGATAA